In Edaphobacter aggregans, the sequence TGGTGGACAAAGTCACGGTGCTCAGCGCGAACAATGACGCGGTAACGATCGACCTTGATTCCACGACTCACCTTCCGATGCGGCGCAAGTTCGAGTGGCGCAACGAGACATTCAAGGACCATGACGAAGACGTTGAGGAGTACAGCGACTACCACACGATTCAAGGGCTGCCGACGGCGTTTACGATGACGCGGTATCACGATGGGGAGATAGCGAATCAGCGGTTTCTGACGAAGGTGCAGTACAACCAGGGGCTGTCGCCTGACCTGTTCAATCCGGACAGCCTGCTGAAGAAGAAGTAGTCCGCGGTTTATACTCAGGGCTGCTATGAGTGATATAGAACAGAGCCTTGAAGCCGCGCAGGAGTCTGCGCCGAAGCAGACAATGGACATCCTTGAAATCATGTCCATCCTGCCCCACCGTTATCCGTTCCTGCTGATCGACCGCGTCGTCGAGATGGAGCGCAAGCAGCGCATCGTCGCCATCAAGAACGTGACGATGAACGAGCCGCACTTTCAGGGACACTTTCCTGACTATCCGATCATGCCGGGCGTGCTGATGGTCGAGGCGATTGCGCAGACTGGCGGTGCTCTTCTGCTGACCGAGATTCCTGACCGCGATTCAAAGCTGATGGTCTTTACGGGAATCGAGAATGCGCGGTTTCGGCGTCCTGTGACTCCGGGGGATCAACTCCGCATCGAGGTGACGGTGTTGAACTGGCGTAGCCGTGCGGTAAGGATGCAGGGCAACATCACGGTTGACGGCAAATTGGTGTGTGACGCGATTGTGATGTGCCAGGTGGTGCCGCGTGCTGCGAAGAAGGCCGCAGAGGTACCGGCTGAGTGAGCATCCATCCGACAGCGATCGTCGCGGAGGGCGCTCAGATTCCGGTGAGTTGCACGGTGGGGCCGTACTGCACGATCGGCGCGAACGTTGTGCTGGGGGAGGACTGTGAGCTGATCTCCCACGTTGTGCTGGATGGGCACCTGACGATGGGCAGCAAGAACCGCGTCTATCCGTTCGCCTGCCTGGGAGTCGCACCGCAGGATTTGAAGTACGCTGGTGAGCCGACACGGCTGGAGATTGGCGATGGGAATACGATTCGCGAGTATGTCACGATCTCGCGGGGGACGGTGGGCGGCGGCGGCGTAACGAGTGTGGGATCGGGCTGCCTGATCATGGCCTACACGCATATTGGCCACGACTCTTCTATTGGGAACGGATGCATTCTGGCGAACTCGGCGACGCTGGCTGGGCATGTCATTGTCGAAGATTATGCCGTGGTGGGCGCGCTGTGCCCGGTGCACCAGTTCTGCAGGATTGGCAAATACTCCTACATCGGCGGGGGCACGACGATCACGCAGAATGTTCTGCCGTACTCGCTGACTTCGATTGAACGCAATAATCATGCGTATGGTTTGAATAAGGTGGGGCTGGAGCGGCGCGGGTTCACGCCGGAGCAGATGAAGGAGTTGCGCGCGGCGTATCGGCTACTGCTGGCGTCGAAGATGAATACGACGCAGGCACTGGAGGCGATGCGGGAGACAATCGCTGCTGGCAATGCCGGCGAGCATGTTGCTTATCTTGCCGACTTCATCGCCAACAGCGAACGCGGGGTTATCAAATAGACGTGATAATTCGGGTCATCTTGCGTTAGGCAACAGGCCCTTTTCGACGAGTACTGGTGGCCTGCGGTGCTGGGTGGCCTGCTCATACGCGTAGGCCCAACTGAGCAGGTCGCCGTCTTTCCATGGCCGGGCTGACAGTTCGAGACCGAATGGCAGGCCATCGGGATAGAAACCGCCCGGAACGACAACTGCGGGCACGCCGATCATGTTCACCCATCCGGTTGCACTGTGTGGGCCTTCGCTTATCTTTCCGTTCTGGGGCATGGTCTCATCGGGCGGAGGCATCTGCGTTGCTGGGTAGACGAATCCGTCGAGGTGCAGCCGGTCCAATGTTTCGTTGTATGCGTCGAGCGCCCTTTTACGGGGGCCAAAGAAGTTGGCTTCGGCCTGCGGATCAGTCTCGATCAGGGCTTGTGGCAAAGATCGTCTGCCCTCTGGGTTTGTTGAACTTACGCCACCAATGATGGTGTGCGGCAGAGGAGAGCCAACGGCCTTCTCGTACTCTTCTGCTGAGTGGTATTGGGCGGGGCCATACCCCGCGAGAAACTTTTCCGTTCCTTCGCGGACGTATGGAAATGTGCCGACGCGAGCCACAGTCACAGCAAAACTGTCGGGGAGGATGGAATCGTCGAAGATGACGGTCGCACCGGCGGCGCGGAGGCCTTCGATGGCTTTCATAAAGGCAGCGCGTGTCTCTGGCCTTAGTAGCTCACGGGAGTCCTCGGTATCCTGCGCGACCTCACTCGGCGACGCAGCCGCTGGAATGCCTTGAAATGGAATTCCTGCCCCGCTAAGGATGAAAGCCGGCACGCCGAAGCGTTTTCCTTTGAGTGCATCTGGCTTGAGGTACTGCGTGTATGGACCGTGCTGGGCCTGGGCAGCGGAACCGATCGTTCGGGGATCGTGAGGATCTTCTCCGGCCATGACGTCAAGCGCAATGGTGGCGTCGGTCACAGTGCGGGCGATTGGACCTGTGTTGTCGAGCAGCCAGTCAAGCGGCGCAATGCCAGCGATGCTCACCAGGCCGCGCGTTGGAAAGACGCCGACAACAGAACTGGTGGCGGACGGCATGCGAATCGAGTTGCCAGTGTCGGTTCCATTGCCGAGCACTGCGAAATTTGAGGTGACGGCGGTGACGGTGCCTCCAGACGAACCACCGGGGCTGAAGCGCACATCGTAAGCA encodes:
- the fabZ gene encoding 3-hydroxyacyl-ACP dehydratase FabZ; its protein translation is MSDIEQSLEAAQESAPKQTMDILEIMSILPHRYPFLLIDRVVEMERKQRIVAIKNVTMNEPHFQGHFPDYPIMPGVLMVEAIAQTGGALLLTEIPDRDSKLMVFTGIENARFRRPVTPGDQLRIEVTVLNWRSRAVRMQGNITVDGKLVCDAIVMCQVVPRAAKKAAEVPAE
- a CDS encoding amidase, which encodes MKIRASFWCLLLVLSSFATGCLYAQTTVPSTTASASQEAMDRDLLEVTIPQLEQLYRRHKYTVTEVVRWHIARIERYNGIYRAVQNLDVQGALATAAREDAEAKAGGSNFVPGPMWGVPIVTKANTSIKGLVTTDGWKGYLIPGHELVAPKDATIITKLRAAGAVILGQTNMPDFAASDTNRSTAYGRTGNAYDVRFSPGGSSGGTVTAVTSNFAVLGNGTDTGNSIRMPSATSSVVGVFPTRGLVSIAGIAPLDWLLDNTGPIARTVTDATIALDVMAGEDPHDPRTIGSAAQAQHGPYTQYLKPDALKGKRFGVPAFILSGAGIPFQGIPAAASPSEVAQDTEDSRELLRPETRAAFMKAIEGLRAAGATVIFDDSILPDSFAVTVARVGTFPYVREGTEKFLAGYGPAQYHSAEEYEKAVGSPLPHTIIGGVSSTNPEGRRSLPQALIETDPQAEANFFGPRKRALDAYNETLDRLHLDGFVYPATQMPPPDETMPQNGKISEGPHSATGWVNMIGVPAVVVPGGFYPDGLPFGLELSARPWKDGDLLSWAYAYEQATQHRRPPVLVEKGLLPNAR
- the lpxA gene encoding acyl-ACP--UDP-N-acetylglucosamine O-acyltransferase — its product is MSIHPTAIVAEGAQIPVSCTVGPYCTIGANVVLGEDCELISHVVLDGHLTMGSKNRVYPFACLGVAPQDLKYAGEPTRLEIGDGNTIREYVTISRGTVGGGGVTSVGSGCLIMAYTHIGHDSSIGNGCILANSATLAGHVIVEDYAVVGALCPVHQFCRIGKYSYIGGGTTITQNVLPYSLTSIERNNHAYGLNKVGLERRGFTPEQMKELRAAYRLLLASKMNTTQALEAMRETIAAGNAGEHVAYLADFIANSERGVIK